From Chromohalobacter canadensis, one genomic window encodes:
- the lnt gene encoding apolipoprotein N-acyltransferase, which produces MLSSRTYRPWMGYLVALLAGALTTLTFSPFEWWWIGPLAVALVFYGLHDLTPGQAALRGWSYGVGLFGAGTSWIYVSIHDYGYTGVPLAIFLTALFVVTLALFYGVVFGVYRRFTSARWSVITFAGVWVLGEALRTWAFSGFPWLLLGSAHVESPLAPWAPIGGVYLLSLIVALSGTLLVALVKRRLWALVPLIAMWCLPLVLPTQWTSPQGDPKQVALLQGNLPQLSKWSPEGQRKAANTYTEMTRDQDDDTDLIIWPETALPMFASKARPVLERVQTTLPTDTALLTGIVQRDDQGDYYNAVIGMGNSQGSYRKEHLVPFGEYLPLEGLLRGIIAFFNLPMSSFTAGASDQAPIQAAGMRLGVAICYEIIYPDLVAQRARGADVLLTVSNDTWFGDSIGPLQHLQMAQLRALENGRYVLRATSNGVTAIIDAQGHITERAPRFETASISGEVQPMQGLTLFTRTGSWPAWGLALLLLVPGLRWRRRT; this is translated from the coding sequence CCACGACCTCACGCCCGGCCAGGCAGCACTACGCGGCTGGAGTTATGGCGTCGGGCTCTTCGGTGCCGGCACCTCATGGATCTATGTCTCGATCCATGACTACGGCTACACCGGTGTCCCACTGGCGATCTTCCTCACCGCGCTATTCGTGGTCACCCTGGCGCTGTTTTATGGCGTGGTGTTCGGTGTTTATCGGCGTTTCACGAGCGCACGATGGTCCGTTATCACCTTCGCGGGCGTCTGGGTCCTCGGCGAGGCATTACGTACCTGGGCCTTCTCGGGCTTTCCTTGGCTGCTGCTCGGCAGTGCCCATGTCGAATCGCCGCTAGCGCCGTGGGCGCCCATCGGCGGCGTCTACCTGCTGTCGTTGATCGTCGCCCTCAGCGGCACCTTGCTGGTGGCGCTCGTGAAGCGCCGCCTGTGGGCACTGGTGCCGCTCATCGCGATGTGGTGCCTACCGCTGGTGCTGCCCACGCAGTGGACATCTCCACAAGGCGACCCCAAGCAAGTTGCCCTGCTGCAAGGCAATCTTCCCCAGCTCTCGAAGTGGAGCCCCGAGGGACAACGCAAGGCCGCCAACACCTATACCGAGATGACCCGCGACCAGGACGACGACACCGACCTGATCATATGGCCGGAGACCGCCTTGCCGATGTTCGCGTCCAAGGCACGTCCCGTTCTGGAACGTGTACAAACGACGCTGCCCACCGATACCGCCCTGCTGACCGGTATCGTCCAGCGCGACGATCAAGGCGATTACTACAATGCGGTCATCGGGATGGGCAACAGCCAAGGCAGCTATCGCAAGGAGCATCTGGTGCCATTCGGTGAGTATTTACCGTTGGAAGGATTGCTGCGCGGCATCATCGCCTTCTTCAACCTGCCCATGTCGAGCTTCACCGCCGGGGCCTCCGATCAGGCACCGATCCAGGCCGCGGGTATGCGCCTGGGCGTCGCGATCTGCTACGAAATCATCTATCCAGACCTGGTCGCCCAACGTGCGCGCGGCGCCGACGTGCTGCTCACCGTCTCCAACGACACTTGGTTCGGGGACTCCATTGGCCCATTGCAGCACTTGCAGATGGCCCAGCTACGTGCCCTGGAGAATGGCCGCTACGTACTCCGCGCCACCAGTAACGGCGTCACCGCCATCATCGACGCTCAGGGCCATATCACCGAACGCGCCCCGCGCTTCGAGACTGCCAGCATCAGCGGCGAGGTTCAGCCCATGCAGGGACTGACGCTCTTCACTCGTACCGGCAGTTGGCCGGCATGGGGACTCGCCCTGCTACTGCTCGTCCCCGGACTGCGTTGGCGCCGCCGCACCTAG
- a CDS encoding proline racemase family protein yields MSDKLTLQLIDLHAGGDVSRIVTGGIDPLPGNTVREKMEYLREDADGLRQLLLSEPYGIPEMSVDLLVPASDPEAEVGYIIMEVMGYPIYSGSNTICTATAVLESGLVPKREGYQRFILESAAGLVHIEARVENGVVEGITCEGLPSYIDTYRASIHVPSIGDVTYSVAYSGGFYAMVESAELGFSLNRDEETRLAECAHAIVEAIQAERGFSHYTLGDVGPLPFLHFMGPVEQVADGFFRSRSTTYVHPGVICRSTTGTGTSARLALMHHEGTLQPGDKLETVSLRGTGFIGEFTGSRQEGTHQVAENTITGKAHVLASSDVVINCNDPLVECGSLHHIVTSGHRKAEEALPVEEEASLPD; encoded by the coding sequence ATGAGCGACAAACTGACGCTGCAACTGATCGACCTGCATGCTGGCGGTGATGTCAGCCGTATCGTGACCGGCGGCATCGATCCGCTGCCGGGGAACACGGTGCGCGAAAAGATGGAATATCTGCGCGAGGACGCCGATGGCCTGCGCCAACTACTGCTCAGCGAGCCTTATGGCATCCCCGAGATGTCGGTGGACCTGCTCGTGCCCGCCAGCGATCCGGAAGCCGAGGTGGGCTACATCATCATGGAGGTGATGGGCTATCCCATCTATTCCGGGTCCAACACCATCTGCACCGCCACGGCCGTGCTGGAAAGCGGTCTCGTGCCCAAGCGCGAGGGATACCAGCGTTTCATCCTGGAATCTGCGGCCGGCCTGGTCCATATCGAGGCGCGAGTGGAAAACGGCGTCGTGGAGGGCATCACCTGTGAAGGGCTGCCCAGCTACATCGATACGTACCGGGCCAGCATCCATGTACCCTCGATCGGGGACGTGACCTACAGCGTCGCCTATAGCGGGGGCTTCTACGCGATGGTGGAATCCGCCGAGTTGGGCTTCTCGCTGAACCGGGATGAGGAGACGCGACTGGCGGAATGCGCCCACGCCATCGTCGAAGCGATCCAGGCTGAACGGGGCTTCTCTCACTATACTCTGGGCGATGTGGGGCCGCTGCCGTTCTTGCATTTCATGGGCCCGGTCGAGCAAGTCGCGGATGGTTTCTTTCGCTCGCGCTCGACGACCTATGTGCACCCGGGTGTGATCTGCCGCAGCACGACCGGCACGGGCACCTCGGCGCGTCTGGCCCTGATGCATCACGAAGGCACTCTCCAGCCGGGGGACAAGCTGGAGACCGTGTCCCTGCGTGGCACGGGCTTCATCGGCGAGTTCACCGGCTCACGGCAGGAAGGCACGCACCAGGTGGCCGAGAACACCATCACCGGCAAGGCCCATGTCCTGGCCAGTTCGGACGTCGTCATCAACTGCAACGACCCGCTAGTGGAATGCGGCAGCCTGCACCATATCGTCACCAGCGGTCATCGCAAGGCTGAGGAGGCGTTGCCCGTCGAGGAAGAGGCGTCTCTACCAGACTAG
- a CDS encoding zinc-binding dehydrogenase, with protein sequence MRSEALPDAMAAMLLTGHGDIDKLEYRQDVSVPRPAKGEVLVQVTATAKNNTDRKAREGLYPTKDKGDTTSFQIGGSPTLTFPRIQGADVAGRVVAVGEDVSAERIGQRGLLDFNIYADDRPDINLTPDYYGHGADGGFAEYIAVPSAQFHTVDNSELADAELAAMGMCSYQTALHMLNAANVKAGERVLVTGASGGVGTALIRLCRIMGAIPYALSQPDKAASLMALGAEAVLDRSDMQDFTEKVKALTQGAPIDAVMDLVGGEMTDRFIDTMIFDMTRRTTYPRLSIAGASGGNLSEIMWTRIYLYQVHISGVSHGTRDEAEQLVAWIRSGQLTPVLHAAFKLSELHDAERYFVNRNSNYLGKIVIVPDSQWQEHGAPYALKEGK encoded by the coding sequence ATGCGGAGCGAGGCGCTACCCGATGCGATGGCGGCGATGCTGCTGACCGGGCATGGGGATATCGACAAACTGGAGTATCGACAGGACGTGTCTGTCCCCAGGCCTGCCAAAGGCGAGGTTTTGGTGCAGGTGACCGCGACAGCGAAGAACAATACCGACCGCAAGGCGCGAGAGGGGCTTTATCCGACCAAGGACAAAGGGGATACAACCTCGTTCCAGATCGGCGGATCACCGACGCTGACCTTCCCCCGCATTCAAGGCGCCGACGTGGCCGGACGCGTGGTTGCTGTCGGTGAGGATGTGAGCGCTGAGCGCATTGGCCAGCGTGGGCTTCTGGACTTCAATATCTATGCCGATGACCGCCCCGACATCAACCTGACGCCCGACTATTACGGTCATGGGGCTGATGGCGGCTTCGCCGAGTACATTGCCGTGCCCTCGGCGCAGTTCCACACGGTGGACAATTCCGAGTTGGCCGATGCCGAGCTTGCCGCCATGGGCATGTGTTCTTATCAAACCGCGCTTCACATGTTGAATGCGGCCAATGTCAAAGCCGGGGAGCGCGTGCTGGTGACAGGCGCGAGTGGTGGCGTGGGCACAGCACTGATTCGGCTCTGTCGTATCATGGGGGCGATTCCTTACGCGCTGAGCCAGCCGGACAAGGCCGCTTCGTTGATGGCGCTGGGTGCGGAAGCCGTGCTGGACCGCTCGGACATGCAGGATTTCACCGAGAAGGTGAAGGCGCTAACGCAGGGCGCGCCCATCGACGCGGTCATGGACCTGGTCGGTGGCGAGATGACCGACCGCTTCATCGACACCATGATTTTCGACATGACGCGTCGAACCACCTATCCACGCTTGAGCATCGCCGGCGCGAGCGGCGGTAATCTCAGCGAGATCATGTGGACGCGGATCTATCTGTATCAGGTTCACATATCCGGTGTCTCCCACGGCACGCGCGACGAGGCCGAGCAACTGGTGGCCTGGATCCGCTCGGGGCAGCTGACGCCGGTATTGCACGCGGCATTCAAACTCTCCGAGCTGCATGACGCCGAACGCTACTTCGTCAATCGCAACAGCAATTACTTAGGCAAAATCGTGATCGTCCCGGACTCGCAGTGGCAAGAACATGGCGCACCCTACGCGTTGAAGGAAGGCAAATGA
- the betC gene encoding choline-sulfatase, with protein sequence MTQPNVLVLMADQLNGTLFENGPADFLHAPNLKKLAKRSVNFNNAYTPSYLCAPGRAAFMSSQLPSRTGVYDNAAEFRSSVPTWAHHLRRAGYSTCLSGKMHFVGPDQLHGFETRLTTDVYPADFGWTPDYTKPGERIDWWYHNLGSVTGAGVAEISNQMEYDDEVAFHAEQKLYDLSRGHDKRPWALCVSFTHPHDPYVARRQYWDLYNDCEYLEPQQGPVPFDDLDPHSQRIFEANDYTKFDIQPQDVRNARQGYFANISYIDDKIGGVLDVLERTRMLDNTIIVVCADHGDMLGEKGLWFKMSPYEGSSRVPLMLSAPGIEPRNVEDPVSIIDINTTIADLVGIDLSSIAPYTDGQSLLPLTRGEKRDAPVYMEYTAEASYSPVVTIREGKWKFNYCEIDPPQLFDLEADPLEQHNLAENPDYADVLAEYRAKVHERWDMQAFYADVCASQAQRLIVYEALRNGHYYPWDYQPLQDASERYMRNHMDLNEVEEAQRYPRGE encoded by the coding sequence ATGACGCAACCCAACGTATTGGTCCTGATGGCCGACCAGCTCAATGGCACGCTGTTCGAGAACGGTCCCGCCGATTTTCTGCATGCGCCCAACCTCAAGAAATTGGCCAAGCGCTCGGTCAACTTCAACAATGCTTATACGCCGAGCTATCTGTGTGCGCCGGGGCGGGCTGCCTTCATGTCGAGCCAGTTGCCGAGCCGCACCGGAGTATATGACAACGCTGCAGAATTCCGCTCAAGCGTGCCGACCTGGGCGCATCATCTACGGCGTGCCGGCTATTCCACCTGCCTGTCAGGCAAGATGCACTTCGTCGGCCCCGACCAACTCCACGGTTTCGAGACGCGCTTGACTACCGACGTCTATCCGGCCGATTTCGGCTGGACGCCGGATTACACCAAGCCGGGTGAGCGTATCGATTGGTGGTACCACAACCTGGGCTCGGTGACGGGGGCCGGCGTCGCCGAGATCTCCAACCAGATGGAGTACGATGACGAGGTCGCTTTCCACGCAGAGCAGAAGCTATATGACCTTTCGCGCGGTCACGACAAACGCCCCTGGGCGTTGTGTGTCAGCTTCACCCACCCGCACGATCCTTATGTGGCACGTCGCCAGTATTGGGACCTGTATAACGACTGCGAGTATCTCGAGCCACAGCAAGGGCCCGTGCCCTTCGATGATCTGGACCCGCATTCCCAACGGATCTTCGAGGCCAACGACTACACCAAGTTCGACATCCAGCCCCAGGACGTGCGCAACGCGCGTCAAGGCTATTTCGCCAACATCTCCTATATCGACGACAAGATCGGCGGCGTTCTAGACGTGCTCGAACGCACGCGTATGCTCGACAATACAATCATCGTGGTTTGCGCCGACCACGGTGACATGCTTGGCGAGAAGGGCCTGTGGTTCAAGATGAGTCCCTATGAAGGCTCGTCGCGTGTGCCGCTGATGCTTTCCGCACCGGGGATCGAGCCGCGCAATGTCGAGGACCCGGTATCGATCATCGATATCAATACCACCATCGCTGATCTCGTGGGGATCGACCTGTCCTCGATCGCGCCCTATACCGATGGCCAGTCGCTGCTGCCCCTGACCCGGGGCGAGAAGCGCGATGCACCGGTGTACATGGAATACACCGCCGAGGCGAGCTATTCGCCGGTCGTGACCATCCGCGAGGGCAAGTGGAAATTCAACTATTGCGAGATCGATCCGCCACAGCTGTTCGACCTGGAAGCCGATCCGCTGGAACAGCACAACCTGGCGGAGAATCCCGACTACGCCGATGTGCTGGCCGAATATCGAGCCAAGGTGCACGAGCGCTGGGACATGCAAGCCTTCTATGCTGACGTGTGCGCCTCCCAGGCTCAGCGCCTGATCGTCTACGAAGCGCTGCGCAATGGCCATTACTATCCGTGGGACTACCAGCCGCTGCAGGATGCTTCCGAGCGTTACATGCGTAACCATATGGACTTGAACGAGGTCGAGGAAGCCCAGCGCTACCCCCGCGGTGAGTAA
- a CDS encoding zinc ribbon-containing protein, whose translation MSERHDQEHRLSRAYERVLERLEKGAGDLSWESLQREMDDAIEFEAEFENYTKDELSLLRAWIERDMRDLRGFLARGGEGIATWLGIDLGIISRRVTEALFSIADRTTVDQVRFEDDLEAARADYVEGEMAVPGRMHCVHCDTEIVLESITRLEPCHHCGHRYFARTSG comes from the coding sequence ATGAGCGAACGTCACGATCAAGAGCATCGCCTGAGCCGCGCCTATGAGCGGGTTCTCGAGCGTCTCGAAAAAGGCGCTGGCGATCTGTCCTGGGAGTCGTTGCAGCGTGAAATGGACGACGCCATCGAGTTCGAAGCGGAGTTCGAGAATTACACCAAGGATGAATTGTCCTTGCTGCGTGCCTGGATCGAGCGTGACATGCGCGACTTGCGGGGGTTCCTGGCGCGGGGCGGCGAGGGCATCGCCACTTGGTTGGGAATCGATCTGGGGATCATTTCGCGGCGAGTCACCGAGGCGCTGTTCTCCATCGCCGATCGCACCACCGTCGATCAGGTCCGCTTCGAGGACGATCTCGAAGCGGCGCGCGCTGACTATGTCGAAGGCGAGATGGCCGTGCCCGGTCGCATGCACTGCGTGCACTGCGACACGGAAATCGTGCTCGAGTCGATCACCCGGCTCGAACCCTGCCACCACTGCGGGCATCGTTACTTCGCGCGGACCAGTGGGTAA
- the leuS gene encoding leucine--tRNA ligase has translation MDAQYTPHATESAAQTFWETNQCFKAVEDATREKFYCLSMFPYPSGKLHMGHVRNYTIGDVVSRFQRMQGKNVLQPMGWDAFGMPAENAAIKNRVPPGAWTYDNIDAMRRQLKALGFAYDWNREFATCDVDYYRWEQWFFTKLVEKGLVYKKMSTVNWDPVDQTVLANEQVIEGCGWRSGAPVERKEIPLWFLKITDYAEELLADLDEVDWPEQVKTMQRNWIGKSSGVELTFEVAGQADPLVVYTTRPDTLYGATYMALAAGHPLAKQAAADNPALADFLVECQHGGNSEAELATMEKKGMDTGYKALHPLTGREVPIFVANFVLMEYGTGAVMAVPAHDQRDWEFATKYDIAIEPVIADAEGNAPDLSQGAHAEHGPLINSGEYDGLDFEAAFDAIAAKLEANGQGTRKTNFRLRDWGVARQRYWGAPIPVKYGPEGQTVPLTDDELPVALPMEVEVDASGSPLKKMPDFYDLGEGWTRETDTFDTFMESSWYYARFASADNMEAMLDERANYWLPVDLYIGGIEHAILHLLYARFFHKLMRDFGLVESDEPFQRLLTQGMVIAETFYRHNADGSKDWFNPADVDVKRDDKSRPVSAVLREDGQPVEMGGIEKMSKSKNNGVDPQAMIDRFGADTVRLFMMFAAPPEQSLEWSDSGVEGAHRFLKRLWKLVADHVNAGAPATLDVDALNDEQKTLRRKTHETIAKASDDIGRRTTFNTAIAAVMELVNALGRFQNEDDADTPQGLAVTREALEASVLILAPIVPHACHALWGALGHEAPVIDAEWPVADEAAMVKDSVELAVQVNGKLRARLEVPAAADKAAVEAQALEAENVRRHTEGKTVRKVIVVPGKLVNIVAN, from the coding sequence ATGGACGCACAGTACACGCCGCACGCAACCGAATCCGCCGCCCAGACCTTCTGGGAAACCAACCAGTGCTTCAAGGCCGTCGAGGACGCGACCCGGGAGAAATTCTACTGCCTGTCGATGTTCCCCTATCCCAGCGGCAAATTGCACATGGGGCACGTGCGCAACTACACCATCGGTGATGTGGTCTCGCGTTTTCAACGTATGCAGGGCAAGAACGTCCTTCAGCCCATGGGCTGGGACGCCTTCGGCATGCCCGCCGAAAACGCCGCGATCAAGAACCGGGTCCCGCCCGGCGCCTGGACCTACGACAACATCGACGCCATGCGCCGTCAGCTCAAGGCGTTGGGCTTCGCCTATGACTGGAACCGTGAATTCGCCACCTGCGACGTCGACTACTACCGCTGGGAACAATGGTTCTTCACCAAGCTGGTCGAAAAAGGCTTGGTGTACAAGAAAATGTCGACCGTCAATTGGGACCCGGTGGACCAGACGGTGCTCGCCAACGAGCAAGTCATCGAAGGCTGCGGCTGGCGTAGCGGCGCGCCAGTCGAGCGCAAGGAAATCCCGCTGTGGTTCCTCAAGATCACCGACTACGCCGAGGAACTGCTCGCCGATCTGGACGAGGTCGACTGGCCCGAACAGGTCAAGACCATGCAGCGCAACTGGATCGGCAAGTCCTCTGGCGTCGAGCTGACCTTCGAGGTCGCCGGCCAGGCCGACCCGCTCGTGGTATACACCACGCGTCCCGATACGCTTTATGGCGCCACCTACATGGCGCTGGCCGCCGGCCATCCGCTGGCCAAGCAGGCGGCCGCCGACAATCCGGCGCTGGCCGACTTCCTGGTGGAGTGCCAACACGGCGGCAATTCCGAAGCTGAGCTGGCGACCATGGAAAAGAAAGGCATGGACACCGGCTACAAGGCGCTTCATCCGCTGACCGGCCGTGAAGTGCCGATCTTCGTGGCCAACTTCGTGCTCATGGAATACGGCACCGGCGCGGTCATGGCCGTGCCCGCCCATGATCAGCGCGACTGGGAGTTCGCCACCAAGTACGACATCGCCATCGAACCGGTGATCGCCGATGCCGAGGGTAACGCCCCGGATTTGTCCCAGGGCGCACATGCCGAGCATGGTCCGCTGATCAACTCCGGCGAGTACGACGGGCTCGACTTCGAAGCGGCCTTCGATGCGATCGCTGCCAAGCTAGAAGCCAACGGTCAAGGAACGCGGAAGACCAACTTCCGTCTGCGTGATTGGGGCGTGGCACGTCAGCGTTATTGGGGCGCACCGATCCCGGTCAAATACGGGCCTGAAGGCCAGACCGTGCCGCTGACCGACGATGAACTCCCCGTCGCCTTGCCGATGGAAGTCGAGGTCGATGCCTCCGGCTCGCCACTCAAGAAGATGCCGGACTTCTATGACCTCGGCGAGGGCTGGACACGCGAGACCGACACCTTCGACACCTTCATGGAATCCTCCTGGTACTACGCGCGTTTCGCCAGTGCCGACAACATGGAGGCGATGCTCGACGAACGTGCCAACTACTGGCTGCCGGTGGATCTCTACATCGGCGGGATCGAGCATGCGATTCTGCACCTGCTCTACGCGCGCTTCTTCCACAAATTGATGCGTGACTTCGGCCTGGTCGAGAGCGACGAGCCCTTCCAGCGCCTGCTCACCCAGGGCATGGTCATCGCCGAAACCTTCTATCGCCATAACGCCGACGGCAGCAAGGACTGGTTCAATCCTGCCGATGTCGACGTCAAGCGTGACGACAAGAGCCGCCCCGTCAGCGCCGTGCTGCGTGAGGATGGCCAACCGGTGGAAATGGGCGGCATCGAGAAGATGTCCAAGTCCAAGAACAACGGCGTCGACCCGCAGGCGATGATCGACCGCTTCGGTGCCGACACCGTGCGCCTGTTCATGATGTTCGCCGCGCCGCCGGAGCAGTCGCTGGAATGGTCGGACTCCGGCGTCGAGGGCGCGCACCGCTTCTTGAAGCGGCTCTGGAAGCTCGTCGCCGATCACGTCAACGCCGGCGCGCCCGCCACGCTGGATGTCGACGCGCTCAACGACGAGCAGAAAACGCTGCGTCGCAAGACCCATGAAACCATCGCCAAGGCCAGCGACGACATCGGGCGCCGTACCACCTTCAATACCGCCATCGCCGCGGTCATGGAACTGGTCAACGCCCTGGGTCGTTTCCAGAACGAGGACGACGCCGATACGCCACAAGGCTTGGCGGTCACGCGCGAGGCGCTGGAAGCCAGCGTGCTGATCCTGGCACCGATCGTGCCGCACGCCTGCCATGCGCTATGGGGAGCCCTGGGGCATGAGGCGCCGGTCATCGATGCCGAGTGGCCAGTCGCCGACGAAGCAGCCATGGTCAAGGACAGCGTCGAACTCGCCGTGCAGGTCAACGGCAAGTTGCGGGCACGCCTCGAGGTCCCTGCAGCGGCCGACAAAGCCGCTGTCGAGGCCCAGGCACTCGAGGCGGAGAACGTACGTCGCCATACCGAGGGCAAGACCGTGCGCAAGGTCATCGTCGTGCCCGGCAAGCTGGTCAATATCGTCGCCAACTGA